In Cryptosporangium aurantiacum, one DNA window encodes the following:
- a CDS encoding nitroreductase/quinone reductase family protein codes for MTENDQITDSPTGWVAKHVRSYLDTDGRVGHNYHGSPTLLLTTRGRRTGALRRTALIYGRDGENYLLVASNGGADRHPAWYLNLTADPAVTVQVGSEVFAATARTADAAEKAALWERMTEVFPRYDLYRTKTERDLPLVILARV; via the coding sequence ATCACCGAGAACGACCAGATCACCGACAGCCCGACCGGGTGGGTCGCCAAACACGTCCGCTCGTATCTGGACACCGACGGCCGCGTCGGCCACAACTACCACGGGTCACCGACGTTGTTGCTGACGACCCGTGGCCGGCGAACCGGCGCGCTGCGGCGCACCGCGCTCATCTACGGACGCGACGGCGAGAACTACCTGCTCGTCGCGTCCAACGGCGGAGCGGACCGGCACCCGGCGTGGTACCTCAACCTGACCGCCGACCCGGCCGTGACGGTTCAGGTCGGCTCCGAGGTGTTCGCGGCCACCGCGCGGACCGCCGACGCCGCCGAGAAGGCGGCGCTGTGGGAGCGGATGACCGAGGTCTTCCCGCGCTACGACCTGTACCGCACGAAGACCGAGCGCGACCTTCCCCTGGTGATCCTCGCGCGCGTCTGA